One Helicobacter cetorum MIT 00-7128 DNA window includes the following coding sequences:
- the glmU gene encoding bifunctional UDP-N-acetylglucosamine diphosphorylase/glucosamine-1-phosphate N-acetyltransferase GlmU, with the protein MLSVIILAAGKGTRMHSSLPKSLHTICGEPMLFHILEVAFSISDDVHLILHHQQERIKEAVIKRFDKVVFHTQLVEKYSGTGGAIMREDKTPIPTKYEKILILNADMPLITKNALAPLLESNNNAIGMLNLAHPKGYGRIVLENNQVKKIIEEKDANTKEKEIKSVNAGVYLFERKFLEQNLSKLENQNAQSEYYLTDLIALGTNEKIDAILLEEECFLGVNCQAERAKAEEIMLERLRKNAMDLGVIMQLPSSIYLEKGVNFKGECILEQGVRLSGTCQIENAHIKAYSVIEDSEIINSSIGPFAHVRPKCMLKESTIGNFVETKNAHFQGVKASHLSYLGDCEIGKNTNVGAGVITCNYDGKNKHKTIIGENVFIGSDSQLVAPINIGSNVLIGSGTTATKDIPSGSLTTSRATQTNFENGYFKFFKK; encoded by the coding sequence ATGCTTTCTGTAATCATACTAGCCGCTGGCAAAGGCACTCGCATGCATTCTAGCTTGCCCAAGAGCTTACACACTATTTGTGGAGAGCCTATGTTGTTTCACATTTTAGAAGTAGCTTTTTCAATTAGTGATGATGTGCATCTCATCTTACACCATCAACAAGAGCGTATTAAAGAAGCGGTCATAAAGCGTTTTGATAAAGTGGTTTTCCACACGCAATTAGTAGAAAAGTATTCAGGCACTGGGGGGGCTATCATGCGAGAAGATAAAACGCCTATTCCTACCAAATATGAAAAAATTTTAATTTTGAATGCGGACATGCCCTTAATCACTAAAAACGCTCTAGCCCCCCTATTAGAAAGCAACAATAACGCCATAGGCATGCTAAATTTGGCTCATCCTAAAGGTTATGGACGCATTGTTTTAGAAAATAATCAAGTTAAAAAGATTATAGAAGAAAAGGACGCTAATACTAAAGAAAAAGAAATTAAAAGCGTGAATGCTGGAGTGTATTTGTTTGAAAGAAAGTTTTTAGAACAAAATCTATCCAAGTTAGAAAATCAAAACGCTCAATCAGAATACTATCTCACAGATTTAATTGCACTAGGCACAAATGAAAAGATTGATGCAATTTTATTAGAAGAAGAATGTTTTTTGGGGGTAAATTGCCAAGCAGAGAGAGCTAAAGCTGAAGAGATTATGTTAGAAAGATTGAGAAAGAATGCTATGGATTTAGGGGTTATTATGCAATTACCAAGTAGCATTTACTTAGAAAAAGGCGTTAACTTTAAAGGTGAATGTATCTTGGAACAAGGGGTGCGTTTGAGTGGGACTTGCCAAATAGAAAACGCTCACATTAAAGCCTATAGCGTTATAGAAGATAGCGAAATTATTAATAGTAGCATAGGACCCTTTGCCCATGTGCGTCCTAAATGCATGTTAAAAGAAAGCACAATAGGAAATTTCGTAGAAACTAAAAACGCTCATTTTCAAGGCGTTAAAGCGTCTCATTTGAGTTATTTAGGAGATTGTGAGATAGGAAAAAACACGAATGTCGGAGCAGGTGTAATTACTTGTAATTATGATGGTAAGAACAAGCATAAAACGATTATTGGCGAAAATGTCTTTATAGGGAGCGATAGCCAGCTTGTGGCTCCCATAAATATCGGCTCTAATGTCCTAATAGGTAGTGGCACAACAGCAACTAAAGATATTCCTAGTGGTTCACTAACGACTTCTCGTGCTACTCAAACCAACTTTGAAAATGGCTATTTTAAGTTTTTTAAAAAATAA
- the fliP gene encoding flagellar type III secretion system pore protein FliP (The bacterial flagellar biogenesis protein FliP forms a type III secretion system (T3SS)-type pore required for flagellar assembly.), producing MFKARILRFLKIILLILAIICPLMSADSTLPSVNLSLNAPTEPKQLVTTLNVVALLTLLVLAPSLILVMTSFTRLIVVFGFLRTALGTQQTPPTQILVSLSLILTFFIMEPSLKKAYENGIKPYMDKKISYTEAFEKSALPFKEFMLKNTREKDLALFFRIRNLPNPKTPNDVSLSVLIPAFMISELKTAFQIGFLLYLPFLVIDMVISSILMAMGMMMLPPVMISLPFKILVFILVDGFNLLTENLVASFKTI from the coding sequence ATGTTTAAGGCTAGAATTTTGCGTTTCTTAAAAATCATTCTTTTGATACTTGCCATAATTTGTCCCTTAATGAGTGCAGATAGCACCTTGCCTAGTGTCAATCTTTCTTTAAACGCTCCCACAGAGCCCAAGCAACTTGTAACTACGCTTAATGTAGTTGCACTACTCACACTCTTAGTTTTAGCTCCATCACTGATTTTAGTGATGACAAGTTTCACTCGTTTGATTGTTGTTTTTGGTTTTTTAAGAACCGCTCTAGGCACGCAACAAACCCCACCCACTCAAATTCTAGTCTCACTCTCTTTAATATTAACTTTTTTTATCATGGAACCTAGCTTGAAAAAGGCTTATGAAAATGGCATTAAACCCTACATGGATAAAAAGATTTCTTATACTGAAGCGTTTGAAAAAAGTGCTTTACCCTTCAAAGAATTTATGCTTAAAAACACACGAGAAAAGGATTTAGCCCTTTTTTTTAGGATTAGAAACTTGCCTAATCCCAAAACCCCTAATGATGTGAGTTTGAGTGTTTTAATCCCAGCGTTTATGATAAGCGAATTAAAAACGGCGTTTCAGATTGGCTTTTTACTCTACTTACCTTTTTTGGTAATTGATATGGTTATAAGCTCTATTTTAATGGCAATGGGTATGATGATGCTCCCACCTGTAATGATTTCTCTACCTTTTAAAATCTTAGTGTTTATTTTGGTAGATGGGTTTAATTTATTGACAGAAAATTTAGTAGCGAGTTTTAAGACAATTTAA
- a CDS encoding RNA recognition motif domain-containing protein, translating to MKNIYVGNLVYSATNEEVKELFSKFGEVFSVKLICDRETKRPKGFGFVEMQGDSANQAISELDNTDFMGRTIRVTEANPRKS from the coding sequence TTGAAAAATATTTATGTAGGAAACTTGGTTTATAGTGCAACCAACGAAGAGGTTAAGGAACTTTTTAGTAAATTTGGCGAAGTGTTTAGTGTCAAGCTAATTTGTGATAGAGAAACAAAGAGACCTAAGGGTTTTGGTTTTGTAGAAATGCAAGGCGATAGTGCTAATCAAGCTATTAGCGAGTTGGATAATACAGATTTTATGGGGCGCACCATTAGGGTAACTGAGGCTAATCCTAGAAAGTCCTAA
- a CDS encoding FtsX-like permease family protein: MKCVIVVADKNTNIAVVKAVLKRVFLPSKQTLIFFLLKRYLRFDKSQPFISITALLAFFGVAIGVMVLIVAMAIMNGMEKEFEKKLFVMNYPLTLYATSSYGINQEVLEELEKRFPKMLFSPYLHTQALARNKGSMNGGVVFGVDISKETRINEVLANALQFIDKQAFKDNPFSLIMGKSLKENLRLVTNSKADLFFTELEPTGLTLSPIMKRFVIKGDFDSGLKSYDMTYMYTSLEAISAIRRLPLGLYDGIHVYSKNPMQDIHSLRTALNSINHHGIGIEGWWQQNGNFFSAMALEKRALFIVLMLIILMASLNIISSLLMVVMNRRKEIALLFSMGSSKQEIQKTFFYLGNTIGIGGIILGVILAFLGMYILSTFPIISLPADVYGMDKLPLDLSMIDFILTLVGSIIIVALSSYYPAKKASNIDPLSVLRNE; encoded by the coding sequence ATGAAATGTGTCATTGTGGTAGCGGACAAAAATACAAACATTGCTGTGGTAAAAGCGGTCCTAAAAAGGGTATTTTTGCCAAGTAAGCAAACGCTAATTTTTTTTCTCTTAAAACGCTATTTGCGTTTTGATAAAAGCCAACCTTTTATTAGTATAACTGCCCTTTTAGCTTTCTTTGGCGTGGCTATTGGGGTTATGGTCTTAATTGTGGCTATGGCAATTATGAATGGCATGGAAAAAGAGTTTGAAAAAAAGCTCTTTGTAATGAATTACCCCCTAACACTCTATGCGACAAGTTCTTATGGCATCAATCAAGAAGTGCTTGAAGAATTAGAAAAAAGATTCCCCAAAATGCTTTTTAGCCCCTATTTGCATACCCAAGCACTTGCTAGAAATAAGGGTTCTATGAATGGGGGCGTTGTTTTTGGGGTAGATATTTCTAAAGAAACACGCATTAATGAAGTTTTAGCCAATGCGTTGCAATTTATAGATAAACAAGCTTTTAAAGATAATCCCTTTAGTTTGATTATGGGAAAAAGCCTTAAAGAAAATTTACGCCTTGTAACCAACTCTAAAGCAGATTTATTCTTTACTGAGTTAGAGCCAACAGGCTTAACACTTTCGCCAATTATGAAACGCTTTGTTATCAAAGGAGATTTTGACTCTGGACTCAAATCATATGATATGACTTACATGTATACTAGCCTTGAGGCTATAAGTGCTATTAGACGCTTACCACTAGGTTTATATGATGGTATCCATGTGTATTCTAAAAATCCTATGCAAGATATCCATTCTTTACGCACAGCCCTTAATTCTATCAATCATCATGGCATAGGCATTGAGGGTTGGTGGCAACAAAATGGTAACTTTTTCTCAGCTATGGCATTAGAAAAAAGAGCGCTTTTTATTGTGCTTATGCTAATTATTCTAATGGCATCTTTAAATATAATTAGTTCGCTTTTAATGGTAGTGATGAATAGACGCAAAGAAATTGCCCTCCTTTTTAGCATGGGAAGTAGCAAACAAGAAATTCAAAAAACTTTCTTTTACTTAGGTAATACTATAGGAATTGGTGGGATAATTTTAGGGGTTATCTTGGCATTTTTAGGTATGTATATTTTAAGCACATTCCCCATTATTTCATTACCAGCTGATGTTTATGGCATGGATAAATTGCCCCTAGATTTATCTATGATAGATTTTATTTTAACTCTTGTTGGTTCCATTATCATTGTCGCACTTTCTTCATATTATCCAGCTAAAAAAGCCTCTAATATTGACCCCTTAAGTGTATTAAGAAATGAGTAA